From the genome of Candidatus Electrothrix communis, one region includes:
- a CDS encoding Mov34/MPN/PAD-1 family protein gives MMSKQKKFVIEKDTAAFCPDEKALEPYSIDQKLNSNFSETKEENAHRFYLTKNAQDQIFNFIDWGRSSARNQMEQGGILIGHAFKDSVQGITYCIAKKAIEGKDAQGSAAYLRIEHRAWKAMIDEADELLDSTPDNNMQIIGWFHTHPNGLPVFMSGTDQMTQKRMFAQDWHFAIVLNPQKQIWRAYYGASAEECKGFMLDKDV, from the coding sequence ATGATGAGTAAACAGAAAAAATTTGTAATTGAGAAGGATACAGCTGCATTCTGTCCTGATGAAAAAGCGTTGGAACCATATTCTATTGACCAGAAGTTGAATTCGAATTTCTCCGAAACAAAAGAAGAGAACGCTCATCGTTTCTATCTTACGAAGAATGCTCAGGATCAGATTTTCAATTTTATTGACTGGGGCCGCTCTTCTGCAAGGAACCAGATGGAGCAAGGCGGTATTTTAATTGGACATGCTTTTAAAGATTCTGTGCAGGGAATCACGTATTGCATTGCAAAAAAAGCCATCGAAGGAAAGGATGCTCAAGGTTCAGCAGCATATTTACGCATAGAACACCGTGCATGGAAAGCCATGATAGATGAGGCCGATGAACTGCTTGACTCCACTCCTGACAATAACATGCAGATTATCGGATGGTTTCATACTCACCCTAATGGCCTGCCGGTCTTTATGTCAGGAACAGATCAGATGACCCAGAAACGCATGTTTGCACAGGACTGGCATTTTGCCATTGTTTTGAATCCGCAAAAGCAAATATGGCGAGCGTATTACGGAGCGAGTGCTGAGGAATGCAAAGGTTTCATGCTTGATAAAGATGTTTGA
- a CDS encoding DEAD/DEAH box helicase — translation MPDQINDQLPPVHTLPPFEQFILQFISIIYEPVSITFVGNCLAGTDIPIPEVHRLTSNELESTINRLREQQFLNELNQCPPHLAEQLTRQAVAEGRFTDLAALIEKKAPVSYLYGKWATRCQRALRQFRIGMYSDDFDKIDEAVTFLEQHGREHIGPEPPAVRIVARNFDAAWFGALPGSQQFFLLNTIIHYSMDKACHFPAVIAYLEDDEGITLSEDERVPFQRMLAGYYLLQGNLEKLEALMTAHTEAFQGSGVAGTLAFLQGQVDQALELFEEDLGQLNKYAGPEGTFFFNITGLFCIFSLLIRNTEQDRFLIRRAVALVLDRCKGCPEEVPFRFLDAYVRSVDGTLPDMRVLTDQLKAEERCLSSLVAVLSLYWMGVEIPEEFQNDILALYQQAEKNNFFWLAMEGAELLSALDPDQEDLAETAKKLRKKNNCTSIVHIISTDTTSWKQSLQDLITVTSRSRKPEKTSQLVFLVEFDGENLTLSTKEQKRKGTGKWSKGRGIGLNRLMQPEDFDFLTEQDLKICAALRQVGDINSRNGGCEFDMDKALPALVGHPLVFLEKSGKIPVEIVAGEPELMVEEQDEHLFIHFLQDIGEGKVTVWPETPTRFRVMEINDEHRRVAEIISRDEIQGQGIPISASAQVLNAIGNIASFMTVHSSINVGSAEQGVQVVESDSTIHLHIIPYGSGFRLEMFVQPFSRRGPYLKPGAGVANLMAEVDKRRMQTRRNLLLEEEKAREVEESCPILDLAVDLEQENDREWHMLDPEECLQALLELEEIRDRVVLEWPEGEKLAVRRRAGVNQLNLNIRTSQQNWFSLSGHVKVDQDEVIDLKSLLDKIRESHSRFIPLGKGQFLALTQEFRDRLEDLIQFGDTKGPKDAGDDEIQVHPLAALALDDLTRQANTKTDNGWRDQLKRIEFVQDFVPEVPSTLQAELRDYQAEGFVWMARLAHLGVGGCLADDMGLGKTLQSLAVILDRAENGPSLVIAPTSVCLNWEQEAARFAPTLTLLTLCGGEREAIVQGLGKRDILVTSYTLLQQEVELLETISWQTVVLDEAQSIKNAATKRSKAAMRLNAKFRLITTGTPIENHLGELWNLFNFINRGLLGTYKQFNSRFGIPIEKHQDHAARRQLKKLIRPFMLRRIKSEVLDELPPRTEITLRVEMKKSEMQFYEAIRQQAIENIESNGQKSGRHLQILAEIMRLRRACCNPKLIDEHTKISSSKLRVFAEVVEELLESHHKALVFSQFTGHLALIREHLDREKISYQYLDGTTPARERIRRVDAFQAGEGDLFLISLKAGGLGLNLTAADYVIHMDPWWNPAVEDQAADRAHRIGQTRPVTVYRLVTTDTIEEKIVKLHHEKRNLANSLLEGTDSGARVSADELLELIRAS, via the coding sequence GTGCCAGATCAAATAAACGACCAACTGCCGCCTGTCCATACCCTGCCCCCGTTTGAGCAATTTATCCTCCAGTTCATTTCAATAATCTACGAACCGGTATCAATAACCTTTGTCGGCAATTGTCTCGCCGGAACAGATATTCCCATACCAGAGGTTCATCGATTAACCAGTAATGAGCTGGAGTCGACTATCAACCGCCTCCGCGAGCAACAATTTCTTAATGAGTTGAATCAATGTCCACCTCATCTTGCTGAGCAGTTGACTCGACAGGCGGTTGCGGAAGGACGATTCACCGATCTTGCCGCCCTGATTGAAAAGAAAGCACCGGTCTCCTACCTGTACGGCAAATGGGCCACCCGCTGTCAACGGGCTCTGCGTCAATTCCGTATCGGTATGTACTCCGACGATTTTGATAAAATTGATGAGGCCGTCACCTTTTTAGAACAACATGGGCGGGAACACATCGGCCCTGAGCCTCCAGCAGTCAGAATTGTCGCCCGAAACTTTGATGCTGCCTGGTTCGGCGCATTACCGGGCTCCCAGCAATTTTTTCTACTCAACACCATCATCCATTATTCTATGGATAAGGCTTGTCATTTTCCCGCTGTCATTGCCTATCTTGAAGATGACGAGGGCATAACCTTGTCCGAGGATGAACGAGTGCCCTTTCAGCGCATGCTGGCTGGTTATTATCTCTTACAGGGAAATCTCGAAAAACTTGAGGCATTGATGACCGCCCATACCGAAGCCTTTCAAGGCTCCGGTGTAGCTGGTACCCTTGCCTTTTTACAGGGGCAGGTCGATCAGGCGTTGGAGCTTTTTGAGGAAGACCTTGGTCAGCTCAATAAATATGCAGGACCTGAAGGAACTTTTTTCTTCAATATAACAGGACTCTTCTGTATCTTCTCCCTCCTGATTCGTAATACGGAGCAAGATCGATTTCTTATCCGTCGCGCTGTTGCCCTGGTCCTGGACCGTTGTAAGGGATGCCCGGAGGAGGTTCCCTTCCGTTTTCTTGATGCCTATGTCAGGAGTGTCGACGGAACCCTGCCGGATATGCGGGTACTGACAGATCAACTCAAGGCCGAAGAACGTTGTTTAAGTTCTCTGGTGGCTGTTCTGTCTCTTTACTGGATGGGCGTAGAAATACCTGAAGAGTTCCAGAACGACATCTTAGCCCTCTACCAACAGGCAGAAAAAAACAATTTCTTCTGGCTGGCCATGGAAGGAGCAGAGTTGCTAAGCGCCCTTGATCCCGACCAAGAAGATCTGGCTGAAACAGCAAAAAAACTGCGGAAGAAAAATAATTGCACCTCCATCGTCCATATCATCTCAACGGATACAACCTCCTGGAAGCAGAGCTTACAAGATCTTATCACGGTCACCAGCCGTTCTCGAAAACCGGAAAAAACCAGCCAACTCGTCTTTCTGGTAGAATTTGACGGCGAAAACCTGACGCTTTCCACCAAGGAACAGAAAAGAAAAGGCACCGGGAAATGGAGCAAGGGCAGAGGAATCGGATTAAACAGGCTCATGCAGCCTGAAGATTTTGATTTTCTGACCGAGCAGGATCTGAAAATCTGCGCTGCCTTACGCCAGGTCGGTGATATCAACTCCCGCAATGGCGGTTGTGAATTCGATATGGACAAAGCTCTGCCTGCTCTGGTTGGACACCCTCTGGTCTTTCTTGAAAAATCAGGAAAAATTCCTGTGGAGATCGTGGCTGGTGAACCAGAATTAATGGTTGAAGAGCAGGACGAACATCTCTTCATCCATTTTCTTCAGGATATCGGTGAAGGCAAGGTGACGGTCTGGCCGGAAACCCCTACCCGTTTTCGGGTCATGGAGATTAATGACGAGCACCGGAGGGTTGCCGAAATAATCAGTCGTGACGAGATTCAAGGCCAAGGCATCCCGATCTCCGCCAGTGCCCAGGTGCTCAATGCCATTGGCAATATCGCCTCCTTCATGACGGTCCATTCCTCTATCAATGTGGGATCGGCAGAGCAGGGCGTACAAGTTGTTGAGTCCGACTCCACCATTCATCTCCATATCATTCCCTACGGGAGCGGATTCCGCCTGGAGATGTTTGTCCAGCCCTTTTCCCGGCGTGGCCCCTACCTGAAACCAGGAGCCGGGGTAGCCAACCTCATGGCCGAGGTCGACAAACGACGGATGCAAACCCGCAGAAACCTGCTCCTTGAGGAGGAAAAAGCGCGGGAGGTGGAAGAGAGCTGTCCCATCCTGGACCTTGCCGTTGATCTGGAGCAGGAAAACGACCGGGAATGGCATATGCTGGATCCTGAAGAATGCCTCCAGGCCTTGCTGGAATTGGAGGAGATTCGCGATCGAGTGGTGCTGGAATGGCCGGAAGGGGAAAAACTTGCCGTGCGCAGACGGGCTGGCGTGAATCAGCTCAATCTCAATATCCGCACCTCGCAACAGAATTGGTTCTCCCTGTCCGGCCATGTCAAGGTGGATCAGGATGAGGTTATCGACTTAAAATCCTTACTGGATAAAATTCGCGAATCGCATAGCCGTTTTATCCCCCTAGGAAAAGGACAATTTCTCGCCCTAACCCAGGAATTTCGCGATCGCCTTGAGGATCTGATTCAATTCGGCGACACCAAGGGACCCAAAGATGCCGGGGATGACGAGATCCAGGTGCATCCGCTGGCGGCACTGGCTCTGGACGACCTGACCCGCCAAGCCAATACCAAAACGGATAATGGGTGGCGAGATCAGCTGAAACGCATAGAATTTGTGCAGGATTTTGTCCCTGAAGTACCGTCCACACTCCAAGCGGAACTCCGTGATTATCAGGCAGAGGGTTTTGTCTGGATGGCCCGCCTGGCCCATCTCGGTGTCGGGGGTTGCCTTGCAGACGATATGGGACTTGGCAAGACCCTGCAATCGCTAGCTGTCATTCTTGATCGTGCGGAAAACGGCCCCAGCTTGGTTATCGCCCCCACTTCGGTCTGCCTCAACTGGGAGCAGGAAGCGGCCCGCTTCGCCCCGACCCTGACCCTGCTCACTCTTTGCGGTGGGGAGAGAGAGGCCATTGTCCAAGGCCTAGGAAAGCGGGACATTCTCGTCACCAGCTACACCCTGCTTCAGCAGGAGGTGGAACTGTTGGAAACGATTTCCTGGCAAACAGTTGTCTTGGATGAGGCCCAGTCCATTAAAAATGCGGCAACCAAGCGGTCCAAGGCTGCCATGCGCCTGAATGCCAAGTTTCGTCTTATCACCACCGGTACGCCCATTGAGAATCACCTGGGTGAGCTATGGAATCTCTTCAACTTTATTAATCGTGGCCTGCTCGGTACCTATAAACAATTCAACAGCCGCTTCGGCATTCCCATTGAGAAACACCAGGACCACGCAGCCCGCCGCCAGCTGAAAAAACTGATCCGCCCCTTTATGCTCCGCCGCATTAAATCCGAGGTACTGGACGAACTGCCGCCTCGGACAGAAATCACCCTGCGGGTGGAAATGAAGAAATCGGAAATGCAGTTTTATGAGGCTATTCGTCAACAGGCTATTGAGAATATTGAGAGCAACGGCCAGAAGAGCGGACGCCATCTCCAAATTCTCGCCGAGATCATGCGCCTCCGTCGGGCCTGCTGTAATCCAAAACTCATTGACGAACACACCAAGATTTCCTCAAGCAAGCTTCGAGTCTTTGCCGAAGTGGTGGAAGAGTTGCTGGAATCACATCATAAGGCCTTAGTTTTCAGTCAGTTTACGGGTCACCTTGCCCTAATCCGCGAACATCTTGATAGGGAGAAAATTTCCTACCAATACCTAGACGGCACCACTCCGGCCAGGGAGCGCATCCGTCGAGTGGATGCCTTTCAGGCAGGTGAGGGTGATCTTTTCCTGATCAGCCTCAAGGCCGGCGGACTCGGATTGAATCTTACCGCTGCTGATTATGTTATCCATATGGACCCCTGGTGGAACCCGGCTGTGGAAGATCAGGCGGCGGATCGTGCCCATCGTATCGGCCAGACACGTCCGGTAACGGTGTATCGTCTTGTCACGACAGATACTATTGAGGAAAAAATCGTTAAGCTCCATCATGAAAAACGGAATCTGGCGAATTCTCTGCTGGAAGGTACAGACTCAGGTGCTCGCGTCAGTGCGGACGAATTACTTGAGTTGATTCGAGCGAGTTAA
- a CDS encoding ubiquitin-conjugating enzyme E2 → MTPQEQRNIRLKNDYQEMKNIQGSIVQWRELEGKAPYVESYELTVKVKTFIGPDEFRDTHVIKVTLPERYPMSAPEVTMTSNPQPYHPNWYNGGKWCYGSWSISEGLGHHVVRMMKTLQYDKEITNPDSPANSAAKRWYIDKLKSGRFPCDKQVLPDPTKSKFEVQAPTKRRFVIQT, encoded by the coding sequence ATGACCCCGCAAGAACAGCGTAATATTCGATTAAAGAACGACTATCAGGAGATGAAAAATATTCAAGGCTCAATCGTTCAATGGAGGGAGTTGGAGGGCAAAGCGCCTTATGTCGAGTCCTATGAATTAACCGTCAAAGTAAAGACATTTATTGGGCCGGATGAGTTCCGGGATACTCATGTGATCAAAGTGACTCTCCCTGAAAGATATCCCATGTCTGCACCGGAGGTCACCATGACCAGCAATCCTCAACCGTACCACCCTAATTGGTATAATGGAGGAAAGTGGTGTTACGGAAGCTGGAGTATTTCGGAGGGACTTGGCCACCATGTTGTTCGGATGATGAAAACTCTCCAATATGACAAAGAAATAACAAACCCTGACAGCCCGGCAAACAGTGCTGCTAAGCGTTGGTATATAGACAAGTTGAAGAGCGGCAGGTTTCCTTGTGACAAGCAGGTATTGCCGGACCCAACGAAATCAAAATTCGAGGTCCAAGCACCGACAAAAAGAAGATTTGTCATTCAGACTTGA
- a CDS encoding Mov34/MPN/PAD-1 family protein, whose translation MEFSDDCIKLLDTNWNRIKQLSKKDFIDVEEFFERYGNSQIIRVRYHIILKIHSPIGIDKKTLRPKNATTLKFEIKTPPDYPEKPLQCRALLVRPFHPHFDSNTYWLDYRTSLPTEFIDSFIIRLAYSLQYYSEYISIENNEHIGNVNALQWYLEVKDKKPSWFPIDKTPLPPLPYQNLEYHKSPSKTPQLTQLTPSNPPTSQGKKKFSLPRFHSSSRFKMIHSKAAPKQNKTFQIVNSAPAYQPSSQVTPFHKEGFPSSIRMDHGTHELYIQSEAKQKIFRHIGWDNSSYENSVEQGGILLGHVFRDQERSIIYGTVEDIVTGASARGTNAYLELDHTAWKQMIDDVDKLHAESGLQIIGWYHTHPNNLDVFMSDTDRATQSRIFSQPWQFAVVLNPHRGIWRVFHGADSLECFGIMLAAPPSTLSSSAPPEEVPMKDFSHPSSSGQDFQYFNKVIKQIHAIFSKKLTGWLSLIGLLGITMLAAWKIFPSPDKTLPNQKQQKLPKLSAIGVGDLQIKTFVTNQGLSNTEQTGQTSSQKGSVENGTAPSLSISTSITNAPATMQSKEQPILPEVPALPAVEQECFEIITLGEKSSKNNNSAFSFSEKKTVPSSGKTIEQSDIIFDFQGNTPQLLSPHLEHSNARESYFKIIDKKESQHIFLEKLDLPREPDKYTVIVKTYEEKYVTLELLEFGGKSPDRTIKFKYCYSSEPKEKSD comes from the coding sequence ATGGAATTTTCAGACGATTGCATTAAACTGCTAGATACAAACTGGAATCGTATAAAACAACTCAGTAAAAAGGATTTTATTGATGTTGAAGAATTTTTCGAACGTTATGGAAATTCGCAAATCATCCGAGTTCGCTACCATATTATCTTGAAAATTCATTCTCCTATAGGAATCGACAAAAAAACGTTACGGCCCAAAAATGCCACTACCTTAAAATTTGAAATTAAAACACCTCCTGACTACCCTGAGAAGCCTCTACAGTGCAGGGCTTTACTGGTGCGCCCTTTTCATCCTCATTTTGATAGTAATACATACTGGCTTGACTATCGCACTTCTCTACCAACTGAATTCATAGATTCTTTTATTATCAGATTAGCTTATTCATTACAATATTATTCCGAATATATTTCAATAGAAAATAATGAGCATATCGGGAATGTTAATGCTCTGCAATGGTATCTGGAGGTAAAAGATAAAAAGCCTTCTTGGTTCCCTATTGATAAAACTCCGCTTCCTCCTCTGCCATATCAAAACCTAGAGTATCACAAAAGTCCCTCCAAAACTCCCCAGTTGACTCAACTGACACCATCTAATCCCCCTACTTCGCAGGGTAAGAAAAAGTTTTCTCTTCCCCGCTTTCATTCTTCCTCTCGTTTCAAAATGATTCATTCAAAGGCTGCTCCTAAACAGAATAAAACTTTTCAAATCGTAAACTCCGCACCTGCATATCAGCCTAGCTCCCAAGTAACACCTTTTCATAAAGAAGGATTTCCTTCAAGTATCCGTATGGATCATGGTACGCATGAGCTTTATATTCAATCAGAAGCAAAACAAAAAATATTCCGTCATATAGGCTGGGACAATTCGTCATATGAAAATTCTGTTGAACAGGGGGGGATTTTACTGGGCCACGTATTCAGAGACCAAGAAAGATCTATCATATACGGTACAGTAGAAGACATTGTTACGGGAGCATCCGCAAGGGGAACGAATGCATATTTAGAATTAGATCATACAGCTTGGAAGCAGATGATCGATGATGTTGACAAATTACATGCGGAGAGCGGCTTGCAGATTATTGGATGGTATCACACGCATCCTAATAATCTTGATGTGTTTATGTCGGACACAGACAGAGCTACGCAAAGCAGAATATTCTCTCAACCTTGGCAATTTGCAGTTGTTCTCAACCCGCATAGAGGTATCTGGCGTGTTTTTCACGGAGCAGATTCATTAGAATGCTTTGGGATTATGTTGGCAGCACCACCAAGCACTCTGTCGTCTTCTGCCCCCCCGGAAGAAGTCCCGATGAAGGATTTCAGCCACCCTTCTTCATCAGGGCAGGATTTTCAATATTTCAATAAAGTTATCAAACAGATACATGCTATTTTTTCTAAAAAGCTCACAGGCTGGTTATCGCTCATCGGACTTCTTGGCATTACAATGCTAGCGGCATGGAAAATATTTCCCAGCCCCGATAAAACCCTACCTAATCAAAAGCAACAAAAACTTCCTAAATTATCAGCAATTGGTGTGGGAGATTTACAAATCAAGACATTTGTAACCAACCAGGGACTGAGCAATACAGAGCAAACCGGACAAACGTCTTCTCAAAAAGGAAGCGTTGAGAACGGGACGGCTCCCTCACTCTCCATTTCAACAAGCATAACAAACGCACCAGCGACCATGCAATCAAAGGAGCAGCCTATACTACCTGAAGTCCCTGCACTTCCTGCTGTTGAACAGGAATGCTTTGAAATTATTACATTAGGAGAAAAGAGCTCTAAAAACAATAACAGTGCGTTTAGTTTTTCTGAAAAAAAAACCGTTCCAAGCAGCGGTAAGACTATTGAGCAATCGGATATAATCTTTGATTTTCAAGGTAATACCCCTCAACTGCTCAGTCCGCATTTAGAACACTCCAACGCAAGGGAAAGTTATTTTAAGATTATTGATAAAAAGGAATCTCAACACATTTTTCTTGAAAAATTAGACTTGCCAAGAGAACCAGATAAATATACTGTCATTGTCAAAACTTATGAAGAAAAATACGTAACATTAGAGCTATTAGAATTCGGAGGAAAATCCCCTGACAGAACTATAAAATTTAAATACTGTTATTCGTCAGAGCCAAAAGAAAAATCTGATTAA
- a CDS encoding ThiF family adenylyltransferase, with protein sequence MAKFVVNNVLDTEDNPFDRQERITWWDQEKIRQAKVMVVGAGAIGNETLKNLALLGFRNIFIVDFDTVSTSNLSRTVLFRKSDKDKKKAEVAAERTKELCLSDDVNINWFHGDIVWELGTGVYREMDIVLGCLDNVETRFAVNRQCYLAGTPWIDSGIYELGVRLSVFIPPNPPCYECNATEEQIKASRQRYSCDDFKKTQLQEGKIPTVQIASAIVSALQVQEAIKLICGQEATVGKKIYFQGKNNDYDILDLPTNPDCMGHTVSYPEIIPLPLSSTITVKEFLQYVSEKHHDGNEITLDFSGDRTFVVSIGCRACGKLIKKYKPSFRICDTETICWSCQQQGVNFEALDTGAETEKRTVGKFNLSETEDIILNMTLKDIGVPCCHVVAVIDKEKKYRYYELTNDNVLVFFGIYEEIELVFMHPTDGKLLPFTVNTTMTAREVIAKLIGNGFIQPNSHGYQLVVKGGAELRQDRPFSHLKVKQKSIIRVLPTISAGGCIISTYEIVQFLTWINQRHPKMNLISTIPFERLYQLINEFCSEHYMEYARDTFIKEIQRHFYEPSFVEKFHDAVNMLVKGKRVKKNFIDLLERYKSIPFHGMFIFPLAEKRWSAFVEKYWEDLNSATREWLDIYYSEKDIKYRSGHDILSFFHQVDSTNITIPCLLIWQENLKNAVSFQLRLLSEEQIYDIIQFVVQLIRKKCGLSEIYDAVIQKYNPTHSGLVAHEDMVLNKNKNSIASQYNITQISYVEKVNQLTNIGNLKNGIFKT encoded by the coding sequence ATGGCTAAATTTGTTGTAAATAATGTTCTGGACACCGAAGACAACCCTTTTGACCGCCAAGAACGAATAACATGGTGGGATCAGGAAAAAATACGTCAGGCAAAAGTCATGGTTGTCGGGGCCGGAGCCATTGGCAATGAAACATTGAAGAATTTAGCATTACTGGGGTTCAGGAATATATTCATTGTCGATTTTGACACAGTTTCAACATCAAATTTAAGCCGAACTGTTCTTTTTCGAAAGTCTGATAAGGACAAAAAGAAAGCGGAAGTGGCCGCTGAACGAACAAAAGAGCTGTGCCTTTCCGATGATGTCAATATTAACTGGTTTCACGGAGATATTGTCTGGGAGCTTGGAACCGGCGTGTATCGAGAAATGGATATCGTCTTAGGCTGCCTAGATAACGTGGAAACAAGATTTGCCGTTAACAGGCAATGCTATTTAGCCGGTACCCCCTGGATTGATTCGGGAATTTATGAATTAGGAGTAAGGCTCAGTGTTTTCATCCCTCCCAATCCTCCGTGCTATGAATGCAACGCTACAGAAGAGCAGATCAAAGCAAGCCGACAAAGGTATTCCTGTGACGATTTCAAAAAAACACAACTTCAAGAAGGTAAAATACCAACCGTTCAAATTGCGTCGGCAATAGTGTCTGCTCTTCAGGTGCAGGAAGCGATAAAGCTTATCTGCGGACAAGAGGCCACTGTCGGGAAGAAAATTTATTTTCAAGGCAAAAACAACGATTACGATATTCTTGACTTGCCGACAAATCCTGACTGCATGGGGCATACAGTATCGTACCCGGAAATAATCCCTCTCCCGCTCTCCTCAACAATCACTGTTAAAGAGTTCCTGCAATACGTTTCTGAAAAACATCATGATGGTAACGAGATTACTCTGGATTTTTCCGGAGATAGAACATTTGTTGTTTCAATAGGATGTCGGGCGTGCGGCAAACTTATAAAAAAATACAAACCATCATTCCGAATTTGTGACACTGAAACCATCTGCTGGAGTTGCCAGCAACAAGGGGTCAATTTTGAAGCTCTGGATACAGGTGCGGAAACCGAAAAAAGAACTGTAGGAAAGTTCAATCTATCGGAAACTGAAGATATTATTTTGAATATGACGTTGAAGGATATAGGTGTTCCTTGTTGTCATGTTGTTGCTGTTATAGATAAGGAAAAAAAGTATAGATACTATGAATTAACCAATGATAACGTATTAGTTTTCTTTGGAATATATGAAGAAATAGAACTTGTGTTTATGCATCCTACTGATGGGAAATTGCTTCCGTTTACTGTGAATACAACAATGACTGCTCGCGAAGTTATTGCAAAATTAATAGGTAACGGCTTTATCCAGCCTAATTCTCATGGTTATCAGTTGGTTGTCAAAGGAGGTGCAGAATTAAGACAAGATAGGCCTTTTTCCCATCTAAAGGTTAAACAAAAAAGCATTATTAGAGTATTGCCAACGATTAGTGCGGGTGGATGTATTATATCAACTTATGAAATTGTTCAATTTTTAACGTGGATCAACCAAAGGCATCCAAAGATGAACCTCATCTCGACTATCCCTTTTGAAAGACTATATCAACTCATTAATGAATTTTGCTCTGAACACTATATGGAGTATGCAAGAGATACATTTATAAAAGAAATACAAAGACATTTTTATGAACCTTCTTTTGTAGAAAAATTCCATGATGCCGTTAATATGCTTGTCAAAGGAAAGAGAGTTAAGAAAAATTTTATAGACCTTTTAGAGAGGTATAAATCTATTCCTTTTCATGGAATGTTTATATTTCCACTCGCAGAGAAGAGATGGAGTGCTTTTGTCGAAAAATATTGGGAAGATTTAAACTCAGCAACAAGAGAGTGGTTGGATATTTATTATAGCGAAAAAGATATAAAATACAGAAGTGGTCATGACATCTTATCCTTTTTTCATCAGGTTGATTCAACGAATATCACGATCCCTTGTCTTTTAATTTGGCAGGAAAATTTAAAAAATGCTGTTTCATTTCAGTTGCGCCTGTTATCTGAAGAACAGATTTATGATATTATTCAATTTGTCGTCCAGTTGATAAGAAAGAAATGCGGTCTGTCGGAGATCTATGACGCTGTGATTCAAAAGTATAATCCAACTCATAGTGGTCTTGTTGCGCATGAGGATATGGTTTTGAATAAAAATAAAAATTCTATTGCATCTCAATATAATATTACACAGATCAGCTATGTTGAAAAAGTGAATCAACTGACAAATATTGGAAATCTTAAGAACGGAATATTTAAGACCTGA
- a CDS encoding SH3 domain-containing protein has translation MSLHIHKLDKKRHHTFLQERRQDPVTKEYLAHGDEIVICTNEKIAYFAASWQAGSKCPNPQCNCTDTLAALPTQPTFGHIGKKHTSSTEKKSAKVGHTAQKNKSLCSRIVLLIFLIILTILFYFLFDHLWNTRFTPKTFFINRDVNIRNIPTAINNEPITSLSCGAQVEKLSYTSSPHDDEQKWYYIRTAEGIEGWIWAGNNDNRLQEIKEEHFLIEQREISKCPSVNFRIEPAQCATKIKELTCGTQVEVLGSAPSLTSPQYKWYHIRTKDRKEGWIFAGEDDKWLQ, from the coding sequence ATGAGTTTACATATTCATAAATTAGATAAGAAGAGACACCATACTTTTCTGCAGGAAAGGCGTCAAGATCCCGTTACTAAAGAATACCTTGCACATGGCGACGAAATCGTCATATGTACAAATGAAAAAATCGCTTATTTCGCCGCAAGTTGGCAAGCAGGTAGCAAATGCCCTAATCCTCAATGCAACTGCACCGATACCCTTGCCGCATTACCGACACAACCAACATTCGGCCATATTGGGAAGAAACATACCAGTTCGACAGAAAAAAAATCTGCTAAAGTTGGCCATACAGCACAAAAGAACAAGTCATTATGCTCACGAATAGTATTACTTATCTTTTTGATTATTCTAACAATACTTTTTTATTTCCTGTTCGACCATCTTTGGAATACTCGATTCACCCCTAAGACCTTTTTTATTAATAGAGATGTTAACATTCGAAATATACCTACAGCTATAAACAATGAGCCGATCACCTCCTTGAGTTGCGGTGCTCAAGTAGAAAAATTAAGCTATACATCCAGCCCTCATGATGATGAACAAAAATGGTATTATATTCGAACTGCTGAGGGAATTGAGGGATGGATATGGGCCGGGAATAATGATAATCGGCTTCAGGAGATAAAAGAAGAGCATTTTTTAATTGAACAAAGAGAGATCAGTAAATGTCCATCTGTAAACTTCCGCATAGAGCCTGCTCAATGTGCTACTAAAATTAAAGAATTAACCTGTGGTACACAGGTTGAGGTTTTAGGTAGCGCACCAAGCCTTACAAGTCCTCAGTATAAATGGTACCATATAAGAACAAAAGACCGTAAAGAAGGATGGATATTTGCCGGAGAAGATGACAAATGGCTTCAGTAA